One segment of Gammaproteobacteria bacterium DNA contains the following:
- the ubiH gene encoding 2-octaprenyl-6-methoxyphenyl hydroxylase yields the protein MTEPNYDLLIIGGGLVGASLACALEGLNLHIGLVEAAPLTISAHPSYDDRTLALAQGTRRIFQTLGLWETLAAAVTPIRQIHVSERGSPGFAHLDSREEGVEALGYVAEARLVGAALLAKLPTLRNVELLCPARLETVDIQPEAACATVRCGDKRAMALRTRLLVAADGAQSPVRQQLGIAALRWDYGQQAVIANVTPALPHRNVAYERFTPDGPIALLPMSENRCAVVCTVSDADAPAVMALDDAGFLALLHKRFGDRLGPFRRTGQRQAYPLFLLKSREHARQRVAIIGNAAHTLHPIAGQGFNLGIRDVAALAEVMADAHHAGEDLGDLNVLNRYADWRRWDQRQTIAFTDALNRLFMNPLPPVRIARNLGLLAFDLVSPLKRRFARQTMGLDGRVPKLARGLALSE from the coding sequence ATGACGGAACCGAATTATGATTTGCTCATTATTGGCGGCGGCCTGGTCGGCGCCAGTCTGGCCTGCGCGCTGGAGGGGCTGAATCTGCACATTGGCCTGGTGGAAGCAGCGCCGCTGACCATCAGCGCGCATCCTAGCTATGATGATCGTACGCTGGCCCTAGCGCAAGGAACCCGGCGCATTTTTCAGACCCTGGGGCTGTGGGAAACGCTGGCTGCGGCGGTAACCCCGATCCGCCAGATTCATGTTTCCGAACGCGGCTCACCCGGTTTCGCTCATCTGGACAGCCGCGAGGAAGGCGTGGAGGCGCTGGGTTATGTGGCCGAGGCGCGCTTGGTCGGTGCGGCGCTGCTGGCAAAATTGCCCACCTTGCGGAATGTGGAGTTGCTTTGTCCAGCTCGGCTGGAAACGGTTGACATTCAACCGGAAGCGGCTTGCGCTACAGTGCGTTGCGGCGACAAGCGAGCGATGGCGCTGCGGACCCGCTTGCTGGTGGCCGCCGATGGCGCACAGTCGCCGGTGCGTCAACAATTGGGCATCGCTGCCTTACGCTGGGACTATGGTCAGCAGGCGGTCATCGCCAATGTTACCCCCGCCTTGCCCCATCGCAATGTCGCTTATGAGCGTTTCACCCCCGATGGACCCATTGCGCTGCTGCCGATGAGCGAGAATCGTTGCGCGGTGGTCTGCACGGTCAGCGATGCCGACGCGCCGGCAGTCATGGCGCTGGATGACGCTGGTTTCTTGGCACTGTTGCACAAGCGTTTCGGCGACCGGCTGGGTCCCTTCCGACGCACCGGGCAACGGCAAGCCTATCCGCTATTCCTGCTCAAGTCCCGGGAACATGCCCGCCAACGAGTCGCTATCATCGGCAACGCCGCTCATACTTTGCATCCCATCGCCGGCCAGGGCTTCAACCTCGGCATCCGCGATGTCGCGGCGCTAGCGGAAGTAATGGCTGACGCACATCATGCGGGTGAAGACCTCGGTGATTTGAATGTGCTGAATCGTTACGCCGACTGGCGGCGCTGGGATCAACGGCAAACCATCGCCTTCACTGACGCCTTGAATCGGTTGTTTATGAACCCGTTGCCACCGGTGCGCATCGCCCGCAATCTTGGGTTGCTGGCTTTTGATCTGGTTTCACCGCTCAAGCGCCGCTTTGCCCGGCAGACCATGGGTCTGGACGGACGAGTCCCGAAACTGGCGCGCGGATTAGCGCTGTCCGAGTGA
- the dapF gene encoding diaminopimelate epimerase has protein sequence MKLIPFSKYSNCGNNFVILDEISKSYLSEQEKQLFSIKARDVFFGIGSDGLLVVQPLTLDVLKKINEAFEYWTTLPTTDGSGDFIFRLFESKGIEAFSCGNGLLCIAQYLYQYHGIEKSRIMTEAPTAQPKIISIGFNDKKKKSWCNIGWPRRAPNNVVSLNRLESSQGEYGEFDVIKELKIIFRKHDLHPFSDLTTLLLDGYITYTGEPHLVIFPDKWLPPEIVNTMFFPIGADGKEKRRNFGSWLVSHIGSSINKNHQNIFPSGVNVSFVRVNSDSEIIQYRCYERNIYRETLACGTGALAIAYIVKQLQLLPNDKLILFPHRCNWYQPGNHQEVELTNEGWILQGQPLRLFTGQLFFNSEGSDIDNQHSVPWGMLNEKSYART, from the coding sequence ATGAAACTGATACCATTTAGCAAATACTCCAATTGTGGAAACAACTTTGTCATCTTGGATGAAATCTCAAAATCCTATCTCTCAGAGCAGGAAAAGCAATTATTTTCAATCAAGGCAAGAGATGTATTCTTTGGCATTGGTTCAGATGGTTTATTAGTCGTGCAACCCCTTACTCTAGATGTACTAAAAAAAATCAATGAGGCTTTTGAGTATTGGACGACGCTTCCTACCACAGATGGAAGCGGTGATTTTATTTTTAGATTATTTGAATCAAAAGGAATAGAGGCATTCTCCTGTGGTAATGGTCTATTGTGCATTGCCCAGTATCTTTATCAATATCATGGCATAGAAAAGTCTCGAATAATGACTGAAGCGCCTACGGCTCAACCAAAAATTATTAGTATCGGGTTCAATGACAAGAAAAAAAAGAGTTGGTGCAACATAGGTTGGCCACGAAGAGCGCCAAATAATGTTGTTTCACTGAATCGCCTTGAATCTAGTCAGGGAGAATATGGAGAGTTTGATGTCATTAAAGAATTGAAGATCATTTTTCGCAAACACGACCTACACCCCTTTTCCGACTTAACAACCTTATTGTTAGATGGCTATATCACCTATACCGGCGAGCCGCATTTGGTTATTTTTCCCGATAAATGGCTGCCGCCTGAAATTGTTAATACTATGTTTTTCCCTATTGGGGCGGATGGCAAGGAAAAGCGTAGAAACTTTGGTTCTTGGCTAGTTAGTCATATTGGCTCTTCTATCAATAAAAATCATCAGAATATTTTTCCTTCGGGAGTAAATGTCAGTTTTGTTCGTGTTAATAGTGACAGTGAGATTATTCAATATCGATGTTACGAACGGAATATTTACCGTGAGACGCTAGCCTGTGGTACAGGCGCTTTAGCGATCGCTTACATCGTTAAGCAGTTGCAGCTACTCCCCAATGACAAATTGATTTTATTTCCACATCGCTGTAACTGGTATCAGCCAGGTAATCACCAAGAGGTTGAGTTAACAAATGAGGGCTGGATTCTACAAGGTCAACCATTGCGCCTGTTTACTGGACAGTTGTTTTTTAACTCTGAAGGAAGCGATATAGATAATCAACATTCTGTTCCATGGGGAATGCTTAATGAAAAAAGTTATGCCAGAACATAG
- a CDS encoding MFS transporter, with protein METVMINKIKLAFNAIILLLISFTFSSYFALTALSRLYAKTLNASDLSTAPDAGLASLAIDTFIDQQLHVALLVLSGSSLVLLAMVAWRASPTPAQWTFSNVGWSLFLVNSLAQLLAMGLYISNFVGVAPINSIVAADLPDVVIEITATLVIASLLFVELFTLILKLWAGASAPVGCLSAEVDPGSIRPVIFLFLFGVDLSAAFVPLHMKNLYRPLLDLPKDVVLGLPISAMFFSVSITIVVSGIWLDRRGWHEPFLAGLALTASAMFYAWLAPSAAHFIIAMGLVGLGYGLVLMASQGFVIVHTDNRDKARGLAYLFAGMYAGSICGTAAGAMLAERIGYSPVFLLSGALVFLTLGYTFIALRGALEKVKQHYSLAVRPSIAPVTAKHYWNFLINRHVLGLILLSSLPSAIAVIGLLNYFGPVYLDRLGVSQSIIGSVLILYSFCMVYLGPLVSQYIDASNNKQLFVFFGCVLGGCAFLSFYFLTGLVATVVAVLLLGLSSCFVLASQTTYALTLDVTQQLGQGRAIGIFRASSRIGQMVGPILFGWLIATTDINQGLTYFGIAYLATAVLFALLTSDRLICKNKVVYESSPSS; from the coding sequence TTGGAAACGGTTATGATAAATAAAATAAAACTAGCTTTCAATGCGATCATTTTGTTGCTAATCAGCTTTACTTTTAGCAGCTATTTTGCGTTAACAGCATTAAGCAGACTATACGCCAAGACCCTAAATGCATCGGACTTGTCAACGGCACCGGACGCAGGGCTAGCATCGCTTGCAATTGATACATTTATCGATCAACAACTTCATGTTGCGTTGCTAGTGCTATCAGGCAGCAGCTTAGTGCTGCTGGCAATGGTCGCTTGGCGGGCGTCGCCGACGCCAGCACAGTGGACGTTCAGCAATGTGGGGTGGTCATTGTTTTTGGTCAATAGCTTGGCACAGCTACTGGCTATGGGCCTGTACATTAGTAATTTTGTCGGAGTCGCGCCCATAAATTCGATAGTTGCCGCTGATTTGCCGGATGTCGTCATTGAAATCACTGCAACATTGGTGATTGCCTCATTGCTCTTTGTCGAGTTGTTCACGTTAATATTGAAACTGTGGGCAGGGGCAAGCGCTCCTGTTGGTTGCCTGTCTGCAGAAGTTGATCCTGGCAGTATTCGCCCAGTGATATTTTTATTCTTATTTGGCGTTGACTTATCGGCGGCTTTTGTCCCGCTCCACATGAAAAATCTCTATCGACCGCTGTTGGATCTGCCCAAGGATGTGGTGTTGGGTCTGCCGATTTCTGCGATGTTTTTCAGCGTCAGCATCACTATTGTAGTGTCAGGTATTTGGTTGGATCGACGTGGTTGGCATGAACCCTTTCTAGCAGGTCTCGCTCTCACTGCCAGCGCCATGTTTTATGCGTGGTTGGCACCGAGCGCGGCGCATTTTATAATCGCGATGGGCCTAGTTGGTCTCGGCTATGGACTGGTGTTGATGGCCTCGCAAGGCTTTGTGATCGTACATACCGACAATAGAGATAAAGCGCGTGGTTTGGCCTATCTGTTCGCTGGTATGTATGCAGGCAGTATCTGTGGGACGGCGGCCGGCGCGATGCTGGCGGAGCGTATTGGCTACAGCCCGGTCTTTTTACTCAGTGGGGCGCTCGTATTTCTCACCTTGGGCTATACTTTTATAGCTCTGCGCGGGGCGCTCGAAAAAGTTAAACAACACTATAGCTTAGCCGTAAGACCATCCATAGCCCCAGTGACCGCTAAACACTATTGGAATTTTTTAATCAATCGCCATGTGCTAGGCTTGATCCTGTTAAGCAGTCTTCCGTCGGCCATTGCCGTAATCGGTTTGTTGAACTACTTTGGTCCGGTTTATCTGGACCGGTTGGGCGTGTCCCAGTCGATCATTGGTAGCGTGTTGATCCTTTACAGTTTTTGCATGGTTTATCTGGGTCCCTTGGTCAGCCAGTATATTGATGCCTCAAACAACAAGCAATTGTTCGTATTTTTCGGGTGCGTATTGGGTGGTTGCGCGTTTCTTAGCTTCTATTTCTTAACTGGCTTGGTTGCGACAGTGGTGGCTGTGTTGCTACTGGGTCTGTCGAGTTGTTTTGTGCTGGCGTCACAGACCACTTACGCGCTGACATTGGATGTCACTCAACAGCTTGGTCAAGGGCGGGCTATCGGAATATTTCGCGCCTCCAGCCGTATTGGCCAGATGGTGGGGCCGATTCTGTTTGGCTGGTTGATCGCCACCACTGATATCAACCAGGGTCTTACTTATTTTGGCATTGCGTATCTGGCTACCGCAGTGTTATTTGCTCTTTTAACTAGTGATCGACTTATTTGCAAAAATAAGGTGGTCTATGAATCAAGCCCATCTAGTTGA
- a CDS encoding class I SAM-dependent methyltransferase, giving the protein MSREKPYSSIVAHYEDCLSRFGDTHLGVDWQNADDAYKRYQIMLDIIKPEASKITLLDFGCGTAGLLDYINEKKILYIDYSGLEISTEFFNVSKKKYPNNTFFNMDILDKDALLPCFDYIIMNGVFTEKIDLSHNIMFSYFCSMIETIYPHCRKGIAFNLRSKQVMAEDQDLFHLSLDELAWFLVEKFGRNFIIRNDYGLEEYAVYICKEP; this is encoded by the coding sequence ATGTCGAGAGAAAAGCCTTATTCAAGCATTGTTGCTCACTACGAAGATTGCCTAAGTCGTTTTGGTGATACTCACTTAGGTGTAGACTGGCAAAATGCGGATGATGCATACAAGCGTTATCAAATCATGCTTGATATAATTAAACCTGAAGCCAGTAAAATTACACTTCTCGATTTTGGCTGTGGTACGGCTGGTTTACTTGATTATATAAATGAAAAAAAGATTCTCTATATTGATTATAGTGGTTTGGAGATATCTACAGAATTTTTTAATGTTAGCAAAAAAAAGTATCCTAACAATACTTTTTTTAATATGGATATTCTAGATAAGGATGCTTTATTGCCCTGTTTCGACTATATTATCATGAATGGGGTATTTACCGAAAAAATTGATTTATCACATAACATTATGTTTTCATATTTTTGCTCTATGATAGAGACGATTTATCCTCATTGCAGAAAAGGGATAGCATTCAACTTAAGATCCAAACAGGTTATGGCTGAGGATCAAGATTTGTTTCATTTATCTCTTGATGAACTAGCATGGTTTTTAGTCGAAAAATTTGGTCGGAATTTTATTATTAGAAACGATTACGGGCTTGAAGAGTATGCCGTATATATCTGTAAAGAACCCTAA
- a CDS encoding ABC transporter substrate-binding protein, translating to MNVLTAEAALPVSKVVDESSFSLAPTTNKGKKWRIAYYEGGPYTDYQQVFTETVRGLMQLGWIEIAELPKQTGEENIILWNWLATKAKSKYLEFPKDAYYTGNWISKQRAESVTRLMKRLTQTKDIDLLIAVGTQAGQDFANDKHRTPTLVLTASDPVSAGIIKSIEDSGFEHVHATIDPKRYERQIRVFHEIINFNKLGMIYEDSINGRSFSAIDQVEKIANERNFEIVKCFSFDESIDDQEAREKSVIKCFNDLASKVDAIYITQQSGVNSNTIPKMVEIANQHHIPTFSQAGSAEVKWGFLLSLSQAGFRYVGEFQAKVIAKVLNGAKPNQLSQLFEEPPKIAINLRTAEIIGFDPPIVMLGAADEIFNTIESP from the coding sequence ATGAATGTTCTAACAGCGGAAGCAGCCTTACCCGTTTCTAAAGTTGTAGATGAATCTTCTTTTAGCTTAGCGCCGACTACTAATAAAGGGAAAAAATGGCGGATAGCTTATTATGAGGGCGGCCCTTATACAGATTACCAGCAGGTTTTTACCGAGACTGTGCGTGGGTTGATGCAACTAGGTTGGATAGAAATAGCAGAGCTACCAAAGCAGACTGGCGAGGAAAACATCATCCTTTGGAATTGGTTAGCTACCAAGGCAAAAAGTAAATATCTTGAATTTCCAAAAGATGCTTATTATACAGGTAACTGGATAAGCAAACAGAGGGCAGAAAGCGTTACTCGCTTAATGAAGCGTCTTACCCAAACTAAAGATATCGATTTACTGATTGCTGTAGGCACACAAGCCGGACAGGATTTTGCCAATGATAAACATAGAACTCCAACTTTGGTGCTAACTGCTAGTGACCCAGTCTCTGCGGGGATTATCAAAAGCATTGAAGACTCTGGTTTTGAGCATGTGCACGCAACTATTGATCCTAAACGATACGAACGCCAAATCAGAGTTTTTCACGAAATCATCAATTTCAATAAACTTGGGATGATTTATGAAGATTCAATCAATGGCAGAAGCTTTTCAGCTATTGACCAAGTTGAAAAAATTGCTAATGAACGTAATTTTGAAATTGTCAAATGTTTTAGTTTTGACGAAAGCATAGATGATCAAGAGGCTCGAGAAAAGAGCGTTATCAAATGTTTTAATGACTTGGCTTCAAAGGTGGATGCCATCTACATTACTCAGCAAAGTGGTGTAAATAGTAATACCATCCCTAAGATGGTGGAAATTGCTAATCAGCATCATATTCCAACGTTCTCACAAGCAGGCTCTGCTGAAGTGAAATGGGGATTCTTACTTAGTCTTTCGCAGGCAGGATTTAGGTATGTAGGTGAGTTTCAAGCGAAAGTTATCGCTAAGGTTCTTAATGGCGCAAAGCCAAATCAATTAAGCCAGCTGTTCGAAGAACCTCCTAAAATTGCTATTAATTTAAGGACAGCAGAAATCATTGGTTTTGATCCACCTATTGTAATGTTAGGAGCTGCTGATGAAATTTTCAATACAATTGAAAGCCCATAA
- a CDS encoding ABC transporter substrate-binding protein — MNYIKGILLIFILNFSVITFNLAWSLESTQDNYSYQPLLAKGGKKWRIGYYQGGDSNAYYPYLVATIKGLVDLGWIPTLQLPLDDEKKDTKILWDWLTKNAKSKYIEFVADGYYNANWDSNMRSVIKKTIISRLNTKKDIDLMIAMGTWAGQDLSNNQHQTPVMVMSATDPVRAGIITSDSDSGYDHVFARVDPGRWERQIRIFHKIIGFKKLGIAYENTPVGRTYASIDMIENVANEKGFQITRCFTKDDIPDVEVAGKSVIKCFEELAPQVDALYVVIQNGVNANTIPKLISIANKHRIPTFSQQGSEEVKAGFLMSIARQGGFAPVGRFLAVSMAKIFNGAKPRQLKQVFEEGPAIALNLKTAEIIGLYLNAEILAGADEMYQE, encoded by the coding sequence ATGAATTACATTAAGGGAATTTTGCTAATTTTCATTTTGAATTTTTCTGTAATAACTTTTAACCTAGCTTGGTCGTTGGAATCAACCCAAGATAATTATAGCTATCAGCCCTTACTAGCTAAGGGAGGGAAGAAATGGCGCATAGGATACTATCAGGGAGGAGATTCTAATGCTTATTACCCGTATCTAGTTGCTACAATCAAAGGTCTGGTTGATTTAGGTTGGATTCCTACCTTACAACTACCCTTAGACGATGAGAAGAAAGATACAAAAATTCTTTGGGACTGGCTGACCAAAAATGCCAAAAGCAAATATATCGAGTTCGTTGCTGATGGTTACTATAATGCTAACTGGGATAGTAATATGAGATCAGTGATCAAAAAAACCATTATTAGTCGCCTGAATACCAAGAAAGACATTGATTTAATGATTGCCATGGGTACTTGGGCAGGTCAAGATCTATCGAATAATCAACATCAAACACCAGTCATGGTAATGTCTGCGACCGATCCAGTCAGAGCAGGTATTATTACAAGCGATAGTGACTCAGGCTATGATCATGTGTTTGCACGTGTCGATCCTGGTCGTTGGGAACGTCAGATCCGAATTTTTCATAAGATCATCGGCTTTAAGAAATTAGGTATCGCTTATGAAAATACTCCTGTTGGTCGCACCTACGCATCCATCGATATGATCGAGAATGTTGCCAACGAAAAAGGATTTCAGATTACTAGATGTTTTACCAAGGACGATATCCCTGATGTTGAGGTAGCTGGAAAGAGTGTAATCAAATGCTTTGAGGAGCTTGCCCCTCAAGTTGATGCTCTCTATGTGGTCATACAGAATGGCGTTAACGCTAATACCATCCCAAAGTTGATATCCATTGCTAACAAGCATCGCATCCCGACTTTTTCCCAACAAGGCTCGGAAGAAGTAAAAGCTGGTTTTTTAATGAGCATCGCTCGGCAAGGAGGCTTCGCACCCGTTGGCCGATTCTTGGCGGTTTCCATGGCGAAAATTTTCAACGGCGCCAAACCAAGGCAACTCAAACAAGTGTTCGAGGAAGGACCTGCCATCGCTCTTAACCTGAAAACAGCCGAGATAATCGGGCTATATCTGAATGCTGAAATACTGGCTGGCGCTGACGAAATGTACCAAGAATAG
- a CDS encoding response regulator, giving the protein MSPIVLVVEDNQINMKLFRSLLNKANFHIIEANNAEDGIQLAKIHKPNLILMDIQLPNMDGLQATRLLKQDKDIQINHIPIVALTSHAMVGDDKKAMDAGCDGYITKPINTRTFLSEILLFIDPNVEGNQKSIPVEHISAKEVVCGYKSRVMIVDDEPGNVKLICAILSTVEQFDILTAYNGKEALEIINNNKVDLILLDIMMPEIDGYEVTKIIKGNIDTKDLPIILITALNSEEDKKRGLDAGADEFITKPINKFEIVSRVKSMLRLKQYRDQMRVRRQTEDPLSIPSLNKVSIRNYAQSVLLVEDNPKDTVIMKQMLINEPYNLIQVAAGEEAIDVVVNEKIDLILLDLMLPGMDGYKVCQYLKNNAHTSDIQIVMITSLSDLESKVRGLEEGVDEFLVKPIDKRELRLRINALLKKKAYLDGLRSHRDKVLDLAIIDGLTKLYNQSYFKRYISAEVKRAVASQYMVGLIIGDLDNFKKYNDNFGHSFGDSVLQEIAQIIKTHISEIDFPVRYGGEEFAIVFPYAGIKRVYNVAEDIRKSIEQHVFKGVVDSNSSLGSITISIGIAFCPLDATNADDLIEKADFMMYRAKKSGKNQIQGAQNM; this is encoded by the coding sequence ATGAGCCCAATTGTCTTAGTCGTCGAAGATAATCAAATAAATATGAAGCTTTTCAGGAGTCTACTTAATAAGGCCAACTTTCATATTATTGAGGCAAATAATGCTGAAGATGGCATTCAATTGGCGAAAATACATAAACCTAATTTGATTTTGATGGATATACAGCTCCCTAATATGGATGGCTTGCAAGCGACCCGTCTGCTTAAACAGGATAAGGATATCCAGATCAACCATATTCCTATAGTAGCGCTTACTTCACACGCCATGGTCGGTGATGATAAAAAGGCTATGGATGCAGGCTGTGACGGATATATTACCAAGCCGATTAACACCCGGACTTTTTTGAGTGAAATACTCCTTTTCATTGATCCTAATGTTGAAGGAAACCAGAAATCTATACCTGTTGAGCATATCTCTGCTAAAGAAGTTGTATGCGGGTATAAATCTAGAGTAATGATTGTTGACGATGAACCTGGAAATGTTAAGCTAATCTGCGCCATACTGAGTACTGTAGAACAATTTGATATTTTAACCGCTTATAATGGGAAAGAAGCGCTTGAAATAATTAATAACAATAAAGTTGATTTAATTTTGCTTGATATTATGATGCCAGAAATAGATGGTTATGAAGTGACAAAGATTATTAAAGGAAATATAGACACAAAGGATTTGCCAATAATTTTGATTACAGCGCTAAACAGTGAAGAAGATAAAAAACGTGGGCTTGATGCTGGAGCTGATGAATTTATTACCAAACCGATTAATAAATTTGAAATAGTTTCGAGAGTAAAGTCCATGTTAAGACTTAAGCAATACCGGGATCAGATGCGAGTACGGAGACAAACAGAAGATCCACTAAGTATACCCTCACTCAATAAAGTATCGATTAGAAATTATGCGCAATCTGTATTGCTTGTAGAGGATAATCCTAAAGATACAGTGATCATGAAACAGATGCTCATTAATGAACCCTACAATTTAATACAAGTAGCAGCTGGCGAGGAAGCTATTGATGTCGTAGTAAATGAGAAAATCGATCTAATCTTATTGGATTTAATGCTGCCAGGAATGGATGGTTATAAAGTCTGTCAATACCTGAAAAATAATGCTCACACCTCTGATATACAAATTGTAATGATTACAAGCCTTTCTGATTTAGAAAGTAAGGTTAGGGGGCTGGAGGAAGGAGTTGATGAATTCCTGGTGAAACCTATTGATAAACGCGAGCTTCGACTAAGAATAAATGCTTTGCTGAAGAAAAAGGCGTATCTCGATGGCTTGCGTTCGCATCGAGATAAGGTGCTTGATTTGGCAATTATTGATGGACTAACCAAGCTATATAATCAATCTTATTTCAAACGTTATATCAGCGCAGAAGTTAAGCGAGCAGTCGCTAGTCAGTATATGGTGGGGTTGATAATTGGTGATTTGGATAATTTCAAGAAGTACAACGATAATTTTGGCCATTCGTTTGGCGATAGCGTTCTGCAAGAGATTGCTCAAATAATTAAAACCCATATCAGTGAAATAGATTTTCCAGTGCGTTATGGCGGGGAAGAATTCGCTATCGTATTTCCCTATGCTGGTATTAAAAGAGTTTATAATGTTGCAGAGGATATCAGAAAGTCAATAGAACAACATGTTTTCAAAGGAGTTGTTGATAGTAATTCCTCATTAGGGAGTATCACTATCAGTATTGGTATAGCTTTCTGCCCGTTAGATGCAACTAATGCTGATGATCTAATAGAGAAAGCTGACTTTATGATGTACCGCGCCAAGAAATCAGGGAAAAATCAAATTCAGGGGGCGCAGAATATGTAA